The Opitutaceae bacterium nucleotide sequence ACGGTGAAGCCGAAGGCGAAATGGGTCTCCTGGGGCACCCAGGCCGCCATCCGTCCACGTTCCATCGCCGGGATCGAGTGGAGGGGCCGGCCATCCCAGGCGATCCGTCCATCGGCCGGGAGGAGTCCCCCGACGGCCTGGAGCAGGGTGCTCTTGCCCGAACCGTTCGGCCCGACCAGGCCGACGAGCTGTCCCTTCGGGACGGCCAGGTCGATGTCGATGAGGCGGTTGCTGACGGTGAGCCTCTTTGTATCCAGAGCATTCATACCTGTTTGCGCAGAAGCCAGAGGAAGAAGGGGCCGCCGATGAGGGAGGTGACGATCCCGATCCGGAGGCCGCCGGCGGCGCGGCTGATCAGGTCGCAGGCGAGGACAAAGGCGGCGCCCCCGACGAGGGCGAGGGGGACGAGACGTCTGTGTTCGGGGCCGAAGATGAGCCGGAGGACATGCGGCACGACCAGTCCGACGAATCCGACCGTGCCGGAGACGGCGGTGGCGAGGGCGGTCAGCACGGTGGTCAGGGCGATCATGATCCGGCGCAGGCGCGGGACATCGACCCCGAGACTCTGCGCCTCCTGCGCACCGAGACTGAGCAGGTCCATCCGCCGGCCGAGCGGCCAGAGGAAGACGGCGGCGACCGCGGTCGGGAGGATCATCCAGACGTGCTCCCAGGTCCGGTCTTCAAGGCCCCCGAGCAGCCAGAAAAGGATCCGCGCGTTGCGTTCATAGGAAAGGACGGAGTTTGAGAGGACGAAACTGGTCACGGCCGCGAGCAGGGCGTTGAGGGCGATGCCGGCCAGGAGGAGGCGCTCGGTGCTGGCTCCACGCCGTGCGAGGATGAGAACGGCGCCGGTGGCGATGAGGGCGCCGGCCACGGCAAAGAGCGGCATGACAAACAGGGACCGGACGGAAATGCCCAGACCGATGGCCACGACGGCTCCGGCCGTCCCGCCGCTGCTCACCCC carries:
- a CDS encoding iron ABC transporter permease translates to MRRTLHRWALPGAIVVLLVLMVVALGVGDMPLGLRRIREGLLFRDDLAATIIWQIRMPRLIVAVFVGGSLAASGLVMQAYFRNSLASPGLLGVSSGGTAGAVVAIGLGISVRSLFVMPLFAVAGALIATGAVLILARRGASTERLLLAGIALNALLAAVTSFVLSNSVLSYERNARILFWLLGGLEDRTWEHVWMILPTAVAAVFLWPLGRRMDLLSLGAQEAQSLGVDVPRLRRIMIALTTVLTALATAVSGTVGFVGLVVPHVLRLIFGPEHRRLVPLALVGGAAFVLACDLISRAAGGLRIGIVTSLIGGPFFLWLLRKQV